From a single Brassica napus cultivar Da-Ae chromosome C9, Da-Ae, whole genome shotgun sequence genomic region:
- the LOC125592489 gene encoding uncharacterized protein LOC125592489: MYSMLKTGYKTYSKVSSDERELCFRQFAQEFNWPSGDTEVFRKAFHRKAMEIYGNQIYEWKQLWLKGKKPKFINSKVWQDLEVHWSKQETKEQSDRNSQNRLSDHGGLGVYVHNLGACSMSSKEDQLVAANDGDLVAYLDVMRGAYTNKKTGEIQNPLIRDVIDLVESRKQEYIASQPLSNEGSSASTNLSRARVNEMVEEAVPKKKGRLVGLARRASSYPSSSQTPYVDPMIMMELQKKDDRIVELESQNATILAQMAQQDAQIVEHKAEVAEAKRMNQHIIEKMKRLFPAEFSD; this comes from the exons ATGTATTCCATGCTGAAGACTGGCTACAAGACCTATAGCAAAGTCTCATCAGATGAACGCGAGTTGTgctttcgtcagtttgcg caagaatttaATTGGCCATCCGGGGATACGGAAGTCTTCCGTAAGGCGTTCCACAGAAAGGCCATGGAGATTTACGGGAATCAGATTTATGAGTGGAAACAGCTATGGCTTAAGGGTAAGAAACCGAAGTTTATCAACTCGAAGGTTTGGCAAGACTTAGAGGTGCATTGGTCTAAGCAGGAGACTAAAGAGCAATCAGACAGGAACTCCCAGAACCGCTTGAGCGACCATGGTGGACTAGGTGTTTATGTCCACAATCTCGGTGCTTGCAGTATGTCCTCCAAAGAGGATCAACTt gTTGCTGCAAATGACGGTGATCTCGTCGCTTATCTCGATGTCATGAGGGGTGCATACACTAACAAGAAGACTGGGGAAATTCAGAATCCCCTTATTAGGGATGTCATAGACTTGGTAGAATCCCGGAAACAAGAATATATAGCTTCACAGCCCCTCTCCAATGAAGGTTCTTCggcttcaaccaacttgtcaCGAGCTCGAGTTAACGAAATGGTAGAAGAg GCGGTTCCAAAAAAGAAAGGTCGTTTAGTCGGGTTGGCTCGTCGTGCCTCTTCctatccttcttcttcacaaactccGTATGTGGATCCGATGATTATGATGGAGCTGCAGAAAAAGGATGATCGGATTGTAGAGTTGGAGTCTCAAAACGCTACAATTCTTGCACAGATGGCCCAACAGGATGCTCAAATAGTGGAACATAAAGCTGAAGTAGCGGAAGCTAAGAGGATGAACCAACACATTATAGAAAAGATGAAGCGACTATTTCCTGCAGAATTTTCGGATTAG
- the BNAC09G14560D gene encoding cyclin-dependent protein kinase inhibitor SMR15 produces the protein MGLSGKTHHQFNVEHHETSEEWAIPGISLRKPMKPISLPSTTVADTEGDVHQDQWPTTPTAPSFRIPTVFPCPPPPKKRKASSKFGYSGAREFFSPPDLETVFIHKATAP, from the coding sequence ATGGGACTTTCCGGCAAGACCCACCACCAGTTCAACGTCGAACATCacgaaacttccgaggaatgGGCCATTCCTGGAATCTCCTTACGTAAGCCGATGAAGCCGATTAGCCTCCCCTCAACTACCGTAGCCGACACGGAGGGTGACGTTCATCAAGATCAGTGGCCGACGACTCCAACGGCGCCTTCCTTTAGAATACCGACGGTTTTCCCGTGTCCTCCGCCGCCAAAGAAACGAAAAGCATCGTCGAAGTTTGGCTACAGCGGCGCTAGAGAATTCTTCTCTCCACCGGATCTCGAGACCGTCTTCATACATAAAGCTACAGCCCCTTGA
- the LOC106427354 gene encoding protein trichome birefringence-like 2: MDSSKKLLFPDQFFSARRRNILSRFGLGIAASLVIVTLLSLANSSFNVPFVSPLLQGLRNSNLNIPSSGPSSSSSNQVEEKKPEVVPVPDVKASSFESGQTRDTGSKNTSLSGEGEVSSFESGPRSGDTVINSTLSEDGKVSGRNDENTLEANATISVGNSSSLVSDLGGRFVPANSSNEKNATVEADRSRGSYEDCDIYDGNWVRADDETMPYYPPGSCPYIDRDFNCHANKRPDDGYVKWKWQPNGCDIPRLNGTDFLEKLRGKKLVFVGDSINRNMWESLVCILRHSLKDKKRVYEISGRREFKKRGFYAFRFEDYNCTVDFVGSPFFGRESSFRGVNGTTLETLRLDMMDKTTSMYRDADILVFNTGHWWTHDKTKLGENYYQEGNVVYPRLKVLEAYKRALTTWAKWVDKNIDRNQTHVVFRGYSETHFRGGPWNSGGQCHNETEPIYNTHYLKKYPSKMRALDYILRDKMKTPVIYMNISRLTDFRKDGHPSIYRTVYKTEKEKREAVSHQDCSHWCLPGVPDTWNQLLYVSLLKAGLASKW; the protein is encoded by the exons ATGGATTCGTCGAAGAAGCTCTTGTTCCCCGACCAGTTCTTCTCTGCGAGAAGAAGAAACATCCTGTCCAGATTCGGACTAGGAATCGCAGCTTCTCTCGTTATCGTCACACTTCTCTCCCTCGCTAACTCCTCCTTCAATGTCCCCTTCGTCTCTCCTCTGCTTCAAGGTCTCAGAAACTCCAATCTTAACATCCCTTCTTCAGggccatcttcttcttcttccaatcAAGTTGAAGAGAAGAAGCCTGAAGTAGTTCCAGTTCCAGATGTCAAAGCTTCAAGCTTTGAATCTGGACAAACAAGAGATACTGGTTCGAAGAATACAAGTTTGTCTGGAGAAGGTGAAGTCTCAAGCTTTGAATCTGGACCAAGATCTGGAGACACAGTGATTAACTCGACTTTGTCTGAAGATGGAAAAGTCTCAGGCCGAAATGACGAAAACACCCTCGAAGCAAATGCTACGATAAGTGTAGGCAACAGCTCGAGCTTGGTATCTGATCTGGGAGGTAGGTTTGTGCCTGCAAACTCGAGCAATGAGAAGAATGCCACTGTGgaagcagatcgaagcagaggCTCTTATGAGGATTGTGATATCTACGATGGAAACTGGGTGAGAGCTGACGATGAAACGATGCCGTATTACCCGCCTGGTTCGTGTCCTTATATAGACAGAGATTTCAACTGTCACGCTAATAAAAGACCTGATGATGGTTATGTTAAATGGAAATGGCAGCCTAACGGGTGTGACATTCCCAG GTTGAACGGGACAGACTTTCTTGAGAAGCTAAGAGGGAAGAAGCTTGTTTTTGTTGGGGACTCGATTAACAGGAACATGTGGGAGTCTCTGGTTTGCATTCTTAGACACAGCCTCAAGGACAAGAAACGAGTTTATGAGATCTCAGGGAGAAGAGAGTTCAAGAAGAGAGGCTTCTACGCTTTCAGATTCGAGGACTATAACTGCACGGTTGATTTCGTTGGCTCGCCCTTCTTTGGAAGGGAATCAAGTTTTAGAGGCGTGAACGGGACTACATTGGAGACACTAAGGTTGGATATGATGGACAAGACGACATCCATGTATCGAGATGCTGATATACTCGTATTCAACACTGGTCATTGGTGGACTCATGACAAAACAAAACTAGG AGAAAACTATTACCAAGAGGGTAACGTAGTGTACCCGAGGCTCAAGGTTCTCGAAGCTTATAAACGAGCTCTCACCACTTGGGCCAAGTGGGTCGACAAGAACATCGACCGCAACCAAACCCATGTTGTATTTAGAGGCTATTCCGAGACACATTT CAGAGGAGGGCCATGGAACTCAGGAGGACAATGCCATAACGAGACAGAACCGATCTATAACACGCATTACTTAAAAAAGTATCCTTCAAAGATGAGAGCTCTCGACTACATACTCCGTGATAAAATGAAAACACCGGTGATTTACATGAACATAAGCAGACTAACGGATTTCAGAAAAGATGGTCACCCTTCTATATATAGGACGGTGTACAAGACGGAAAAGGAGAAAAGAGAGGCCGTGAGCCACCAAGATTGTAGTCACTGGTGCTTACCGGGTGTGCCGGACACATGGAACCAGCTCTTATACGTATCTCTGTTAAAGGCCGGTCTCGCGTCTAAGTGGTAG